One stretch of Muribaculum intestinale DNA includes these proteins:
- a CDS encoding ThiF family adenylyltransferase encodes MDAEALSRTALLLGSDAVGLLAGAHVLVVGVGGVGAYAAEVVARSGVGAITLVDGDTVAPSNLNRQLPALVSTLGEPKVEVMRRRLLDINPECRVEAFCGFIAPDDVAPMLDRVRPDFVIDAIDSIAPKVALIETCLRRKVKIISSMGAGGRTDPMKVRYADISETVHDGLAREVRHRLRRAGISKGLKVVFSTEQPRKASLVLTDEIAFKRSSFGTVSWIPAQFGLMLGAYAIGRLSGHPL; translated from the coding sequence ATGGATGCCGAGGCCCTTTCCCGTACAGCCCTTCTGCTTGGCAGTGATGCCGTAGGCCTTCTTGCCGGTGCTCATGTGCTGGTGGTAGGCGTCGGCGGCGTAGGCGCGTACGCGGCAGAGGTCGTGGCCCGTTCCGGTGTCGGTGCGATCACGCTCGTTGACGGTGACACCGTGGCTCCGAGCAACCTGAACCGTCAGCTCCCCGCGCTTGTTTCAACATTAGGTGAGCCTAAAGTCGAGGTCATGCGGCGCCGTCTGCTGGATATCAATCCGGAGTGCCGCGTCGAGGCATTCTGCGGTTTCATCGCTCCCGACGATGTGGCTCCCATGCTTGATAGGGTGAGACCCGATTTCGTCATTGATGCCATTGACTCAATCGCGCCGAAGGTGGCTCTGATTGAGACGTGTCTGCGCCGTAAGGTGAAGATAATATCGTCGATGGGAGCCGGAGGGCGTACCGACCCGATGAAGGTGCGTTATGCCGACATTTCGGAGACTGTCCATGACGGTCTTGCCCGCGAGGTGCGCCATCGCCTTAGACGCGCAGGCATAAGCAAAGGGCTCAAAGTCGTATTTTCGACAGAGCAGCCGCGCAAGGCCTCGCTCGTGCTTACCGATGAGATTGCATTCAAGCGTTCGTCGTTCGGCACGGTTTCATGGATTCCGGCACAGTTTGGTCTTATGCTCGGGGCGTATGCCATAGGGCGTCTGTCGGGGCATCCGCTTTAG
- a CDS encoding DUF4919 domain-containing protein has translation MKRLLHIAMVLMAATISFSALAEKVKPVKPDMEQIRRDVNDPKSKYYYPKLMKQFATRDTTMTLDQFRHLYLGYVFQEDYNPYRRSRYSQKAEELYMRDKHTAAEADTIIHYAELSLKDDPFDLRQMSFLIYAYQEKKKYNLAKIWQYKLNHLLEAIVSTGTGLDEENAWIVINPMHEYNLINFQNHVVDAQEDRPPYYDYITIKDADKKDPKGFYFDVRYLLEEYNRKFPEQ, from the coding sequence ATGAAACGTCTGCTACACATAGCCATGGTATTAATGGCAGCCACGATATCGTTTTCCGCCCTTGCTGAGAAGGTAAAGCCTGTAAAGCCGGATATGGAACAGATACGCCGGGATGTCAACGACCCGAAGTCGAAGTATTACTACCCGAAACTGATGAAACAGTTTGCGACGCGTGATACTACCATGACGCTCGACCAGTTCCGTCATCTGTATCTCGGATATGTATTCCAGGAAGATTACAATCCGTACCGCCGCAGCCGTTACAGCCAGAAGGCTGAAGAACTATACATGCGCGACAAGCACACAGCCGCCGAGGCCGACACCATAATCCACTATGCCGAACTGTCGCTGAAGGATGACCCGTTTGATTTGCGCCAGATGTCATTTCTGATTTACGCTTATCAGGAGAAGAAAAAATACAATCTTGCCAAGATATGGCAATACAAGCTCAACCATCTTCTGGAGGCTATCGTGTCGACCGGTACCGGGCTTGATGAGGAAAATGCCTGGATTGTGATAAATCCGATGCATGAATATAATCTTATCAACTTCCAGAACCATGTGGTCGATGCCCAGGAGGACCGTCCTCCCTACTACGACTATATCACCATAAAGGATGCCGACAAAAAAGATCCCAAGGGATTCTACTTCGACGTGCGATATCTTCTTGAAGAGTATAACCGTAAATTCCCCGAGCAATAA
- a CDS encoding Lrp/AsnC family transcriptional regulator, translating to MEKIDNLDRKILEIVMRNARIPSKDVAVECGVSRAAIHQRIQRMIDLKVITGSGYHVDPHVLGYTTCTYIGVNLERGAMYRDVVPELEKIPEIVECHFTTGPYTMLIKLYARDNEHLMELLNDKIQTIHGVLGTETLISLDNSIDREIHVDYES from the coding sequence ATGGAGAAAATCGACAATCTTGACCGCAAGATTCTTGAAATAGTGATGCGCAACGCACGCATCCCCTCAAAAGATGTAGCGGTAGAATGCGGAGTATCGCGTGCCGCCATCCACCAGCGCATACAGCGCATGATAGACCTTAAGGTTATCACCGGCTCGGGATACCATGTTGATCCTCACGTACTCGGTTATACCACATGTACATACATCGGCGTAAACCTTGAGCGAGGAGCCATGTACCGCGACGTAGTGCCCGAACTGGAGAAGATACCGGAGATAGTGGAGTGCCACTTCACGACCGGCCCCTACACTATGCTTATAAAGCTGTACGCACGCGACAACGAACACCTGATGGAGCTCCTCAATGACAAGATACAGACTATCCACGGGGTGCTCGGCACTGAGACTCTGATTTCACTCGACAACTCAATCGACCGCGAAATCCATGTCGACTACGAGTCGTAG
- a CDS encoding lysophospholipid acyltransferase family protein, translating to MSTNIDDKKVETPIKRSVLDYDDIVAMVPKAAGHRKLINRLLHWLSVDKVNDVHDRYCDNPGPEFSRNLLKDFDINLRVDGREVLDSLPDGAFITVSNHPFGALDGISLIALMGTLRPDFKVMVNMVLNRISAMRPNFIAVDALASDDPAKQTVSKKGIMEAIRQVRSGHPLGFFPAGAVSKINRSLRIEDREWQPTIIRLVRQMGVPVVPIYFHGHNSALFNILGVISWQLRTLRLPTEVWRKCHSTIHISVGDIIPAEKIKEFGDNDKALGEFLKASTYELRKRK from the coding sequence ATGTCAACTAATATAGACGATAAGAAGGTCGAGACACCTATCAAGCGCTCGGTGCTCGACTACGACGATATTGTGGCCATGGTGCCCAAAGCAGCCGGCCACCGCAAGCTGATAAATCGCCTGCTCCACTGGCTGTCGGTCGACAAAGTCAACGATGTACACGACCGGTATTGCGACAATCCAGGCCCTGAATTCTCGCGCAATCTTCTGAAAGACTTCGACATCAACCTACGTGTCGACGGCCGCGAAGTGCTCGACAGCCTGCCTGATGGTGCATTCATCACTGTAAGCAACCACCCTTTCGGCGCGCTTGACGGTATATCGCTGATAGCCCTGATGGGCACTCTGCGCCCCGACTTCAAAGTGATGGTCAACATGGTGCTCAACCGTATCTCGGCCATGCGCCCCAACTTTATTGCAGTCGACGCTCTTGCCAGCGACGACCCCGCCAAGCAGACTGTCAGCAAGAAAGGCATCATGGAGGCTATACGTCAGGTACGTTCGGGCCATCCGCTCGGATTCTTTCCCGCAGGTGCCGTGAGCAAAATCAACAGAAGCCTCCGCATCGAGGACCGCGAGTGGCAGCCAACCATCATCCGGCTTGTACGTCAGATGGGAGTACCTGTAGTGCCGATATATTTCCACGGCCACAACAGCGCGCTTTTCAATATTCTCGGTGTGATAAGCTGGCAACTGCGCACACTGCGTCTGCCTACGGAAGTATGGCGCAAATGCCACTCTACCATCCATATTTCGGTAGGCGATATCATCCCGGCTGAGAAAATCAAGGAGTTCGGCGACAACGACAAAGCGCTCGGCGAATTCCTGAAAGCCAGTACTTACGAACTCCGCAAAAGAAAATGA
- a CDS encoding DUF3467 domain-containing protein produces MDNKQKPQNEIKIELTPEVAHGHYSNLAMIAHSPNEFVMDFINMIPNPPQARVQSRIIMTPENAKNLFFALRDNIERFENTFGVIEQRRPVNGGAPADGNNNIPNPFKA; encoded by the coding sequence ATGGACAACAAACAGAAACCTCAGAACGAGATAAAGATTGAACTCACTCCCGAAGTAGCCCACGGCCACTATTCCAATCTGGCCATGATAGCCCATTCACCCAACGAATTTGTAATGGACTTCATCAACATGATTCCCAATCCACCGCAGGCACGCGTACAGTCACGTATCATCATGACTCCGGAGAATGCCAAGAATCTTTTCTTTGCCCTTCGCGACAATATTGAGCGCTTCGAGAATACATTTGGTGTTATCGAGCAGCGTCGTCCCGTAAATGGCGGTGCTCCTGCCGACGGCAACAACAACATCCCCAACCCGTTCAAAGCCTAA
- a CDS encoding sigma-54 interaction domain-containing protein, with amino-acid sequence MTAISDISAQVQQAKARWGIIGNAPALIAAIQRALRVAPIDLSVLVTGESGSGKEFFPQIIHAGSPRKHSKYIAVNCGAIPEGTIDSELFGHEKGAFTGAVSSRKGYFEEADGGTIFLDEVAELPLTTQARLLRVLESGEFIKVGSSTVQKTNIRIVAATNVDMARAVEEGRFREDLYYRLSTIRIEVPPLRDRGSDVTLLARKFAIDFAERYRTPAVSFSDDASRMLMRYPWPGNVRQLKNVIEQIALFDAGATISGDGIAEYLPAHGVTAPATIDRTATTDSGMHSYATERELLFNMIFSMRGEIDELRAALNDLRAGIRPHSTFPEAPTLTRVNTPQSLVRYTPAHDIFSHTETIDSDTRVSADTVTGSSPRTLEDTERETIRIALEHNEGRRKATARELNISERTLYRKIKDYGLE; translated from the coding sequence ATGACCGCGATTTCCGACATATCAGCCCAGGTGCAACAGGCCAAAGCCCGATGGGGCATCATAGGCAATGCCCCGGCCTTGATTGCAGCCATACAGAGAGCGTTGCGGGTGGCCCCGATCGACCTGTCGGTGCTCGTGACAGGCGAAAGCGGCTCTGGCAAGGAGTTCTTCCCCCAGATTATCCATGCCGGCTCACCACGCAAACACTCCAAATATATAGCGGTGAACTGTGGAGCCATACCAGAAGGAACTATCGACTCCGAGTTGTTCGGCCATGAGAAAGGAGCATTCACAGGCGCCGTATCATCGCGCAAAGGATACTTCGAGGAGGCCGACGGCGGCACTATATTTCTCGACGAGGTAGCCGAACTGCCGCTTACCACCCAGGCCCGTCTGCTCCGAGTGCTCGAAAGCGGTGAGTTCATAAAAGTAGGCTCCTCGACCGTACAGAAGACCAACATACGCATCGTGGCCGCCACCAACGTCGACATGGCCCGCGCCGTAGAGGAAGGACGCTTTCGCGAGGACCTCTACTACCGTCTGTCGACAATACGCATAGAGGTACCGCCGCTACGCGACAGAGGAAGCGATGTGACCCTGCTCGCACGCAAATTCGCAATCGACTTTGCCGAGCGCTACCGCACCCCGGCAGTGTCGTTCAGCGATGATGCTTCGCGCATGCTCATGCGCTACCCCTGGCCCGGCAACGTACGTCAGCTCAAAAACGTAATCGAACAGATAGCCCTGTTCGATGCCGGAGCGACAATTTCAGGCGACGGGATAGCGGAATATCTGCCTGCACACGGAGTGACAGCTCCCGCCACAATCGACCGGACTGCCACTACCGACTCCGGAATGCACTCATATGCCACTGAGCGTGAGCTGCTGTTCAATATGATATTCAGCATGCGCGGCGAAATAGACGAACTGCGCGCAGCCCTCAACGATTTGCGGGCCGGCATACGCCCACACTCCACCTTCCCTGAGGCTCCGACACTGACACGCGTCAACACACCACAGTCGCTGGTAAGATACACCCCCGCCCACGACATTTTCAGCCACACGGAGACAATCGACAGCGATACACGAGTATCCGCCGATACAGTCACCGGCTCCTCGCCCCGAACTCTTGAGGACACCGAGCGCGAGACAATACGGATAGCACTCGAACACAACGAGGGTCGACGCAAGGCTACCGCACGCGAACTCAACATATCGGAGCGCACGCTATACCGCAAAATCAAGGATTACGGCCTTGAATGA
- a CDS encoding aminopeptidase C, whose amino-acid sequence MKHILACVMASAMALNASAWDSSAMAVAAAGDSKVVVPDSTGFKFKDIKLVKTTPVRDQNQSGTCWCFSTNTFFEDEIMRKGGDELDLSEMYVVRMCYLDKARKYVRMDGKINFSQGGAAHDVPYVMARYGAMPEEAYPGLNYGEEKHAHAELSKVLQSYLDAVLSSGSKRLSTAWEKGFEAILDSYFGPLPETFEYKGKTYTPRSFAESLGIDTDDYIEVASFTHHPFYEPFALEVADNWLWGTMQNVPLDELQAIVDNAIEHGYPVAWGADVSEGGFKWRQGYAVIPVEKGAKDLSGTELSRWVQLSDKDRADERYNIKGPVEEITVTQEMRQEMFDRKETTDDHGMVIMGIAKDQEGNKYYKIQNSWDTNQLYDGFMYVSVPFFLAKTMDIMVHKDAVPANIASKFKN is encoded by the coding sequence ATGAAACATATACTTGCATGCGTCATGGCCTCGGCCATGGCATTGAACGCCTCAGCGTGGGACAGCTCGGCTATGGCTGTTGCCGCAGCCGGCGATTCTAAGGTTGTGGTGCCCGACAGCACCGGATTCAAATTCAAGGACATCAAACTGGTGAAGACTACCCCTGTGCGCGACCAGAACCAGTCGGGCACATGCTGGTGCTTCTCTACAAATACTTTTTTTGAGGATGAGATAATGCGCAAAGGTGGCGACGAGCTTGACCTCAGCGAGATGTACGTAGTGCGTATGTGCTACCTCGACAAGGCCCGCAAGTATGTGCGCATGGACGGAAAAATCAACTTCTCGCAGGGTGGTGCGGCCCACGATGTGCCCTATGTGATGGCACGTTACGGCGCTATGCCCGAGGAGGCCTATCCCGGTCTTAACTACGGTGAGGAGAAGCATGCGCATGCCGAGCTTTCCAAGGTATTGCAGTCATACCTCGATGCCGTGCTGTCGTCGGGCAGCAAACGCCTCTCTACCGCATGGGAAAAGGGGTTCGAGGCGATTCTCGACAGCTATTTCGGTCCCCTGCCCGAGACATTTGAGTACAAGGGCAAGACATACACACCACGCTCATTTGCCGAGTCGCTCGGCATTGACACTGACGATTATATAGAGGTTGCCTCCTTTACACATCATCCGTTCTATGAGCCGTTTGCTCTTGAGGTCGCCGACAACTGGCTGTGGGGCACAATGCAGAATGTGCCTCTCGATGAGCTTCAGGCAATCGTCGACAATGCTATCGAGCACGGTTATCCCGTGGCATGGGGTGCCGACGTAAGCGAAGGCGGATTCAAATGGCGCCAGGGATATGCGGTGATTCCCGTAGAGAAGGGAGCCAAGGATTTGTCAGGTACCGAACTTTCGCGCTGGGTACAGCTTTCCGACAAGGATCGTGCCGACGAACGCTACAACATCAAGGGCCCGGTAGAGGAAATAACCGTCACACAGGAGATGCGACAGGAGATGTTCGACCGCAAGGAGACAACCGACGACCATGGTATGGTAATCATGGGCATCGCAAAGGACCAGGAGGGCAACAAATATTACAAGATACAGAACTCCTGGGACACTAACCAGCTCTACGACGGATTCATGTATGTGAGCGTGCCATTCTTCCTGGCCAAGACCATGGATATAATGGTGCACAAGGATGCCGTTCCTGCCAATATTGCATCCAAGTTCAAAAACTGA
- a CDS encoding ABC transporter ATP-binding protein gives MISIRDISKSYGSLKVLHGISLDINRGEVLSIVGPSGAGKTTLLQIVGTLERPDSGSVVFDSEDVVRMKESRLAAFRCRSIGFVFQFHQLLPEFTMQENVAIPAMIAGMSHYKAMERAGELIKYLGLYDRRTHKPSALSGGECQRAAVARALVNSPAVVLADEPSGSLDSRNRDELHRLFFQLRRDMGQTFVIVTHDEHLASTCDRIVHMSDGRIQNIEQRINTTTV, from the coding sequence GTGATATCAATACGCGACATATCAAAGAGCTACGGCTCCCTCAAAGTGCTTCACGGCATTTCGCTCGACATAAACCGGGGCGAGGTGCTGTCGATAGTAGGCCCGAGCGGAGCAGGCAAGACTACACTCCTGCAGATTGTAGGTACTCTTGAGCGCCCTGACTCAGGCAGTGTGGTGTTTGACAGCGAGGATGTGGTGCGTATGAAGGAATCGCGGCTCGCGGCATTCCGATGCCGCAGTATCGGCTTTGTATTCCAGTTTCATCAGCTTTTGCCTGAGTTCACCATGCAGGAGAATGTGGCTATTCCGGCCATGATAGCCGGAATGTCGCATTATAAGGCTATGGAGCGGGCCGGTGAACTGATAAAGTATCTCGGGCTATATGACAGGCGTACCCACAAGCCGTCGGCCCTGTCGGGCGGCGAGTGCCAGAGGGCGGCTGTGGCCCGTGCGCTTGTCAACAGTCCGGCAGTAGTGCTTGCCGACGAGCCCTCCGGAAGTCTGGATTCACGCAACCGCGACGAGCTGCACCGGTTGTTTTTCCAACTACGCCGCGACATGGGACAGACATTCGTGATTGTCACTCACGACGAGCATCTGGCCTCTACCTGCGACCGTATCGTGCATATGTCGGACGGCCGCATACAGAACATCGAGCAACGAATCAACACCACGACGGTATGA
- the secG gene encoding preprotein translocase subunit SecG, whose amino-acid sequence MYVVVITLTVIVALLLIGVVLIQKSKGGGLSSQFGGANQVMGVRRTNDFIEKTTWYLAGALAILCILGVFFMPRNLIQSASRITPQAVEQTQPADFNTQLPAAAPAAETPAPEATPEAPAAE is encoded by the coding sequence ATGTACGTAGTCGTAATAACACTTACCGTCATAGTTGCGCTTCTGCTGATTGGAGTAGTCCTCATCCAGAAGTCGAAAGGCGGTGGCCTCTCCTCTCAGTTCGGCGGTGCCAACCAGGTGATGGGCGTTCGCCGCACAAATGATTTCATCGAGAAAACAACATGGTATCTTGCCGGAGCATTGGCCATACTGTGTATCCTCGGCGTATTTTTCATGCCCCGCAACCTCATCCAGAGTGCGTCGCGCATCACTCCCCAGGCCGTAGAGCAGACACAGCCCGCCGACTTCAACACTCAACTTCCTGCAGCAGCTCCCGCAGCAGAAACTCCCGCTCCCGAAGCAACACCCGAAGCTCCCGCCGCTGAATAA
- a CDS encoding LptE family protein, giving the protein MNDNQSIPHSINQTMPNGLFRKIARRITPRRCIAMVMAAIIVTGCTISYKFNGSAIDYNVYKTIHIGQFPIRAALVYPPLQQTFENALLDYVARNTRLQVNDGMSDLNLEGEITGYSLSPQAVTENAIASKTRLTITVRIRYTDSKNDKNNVDQSFSAYQDFDSNEMLTDVQEQLCQEITDQLIELIFNATLGNW; this is encoded by the coding sequence TTGAATGACAACCAATCCATCCCCCACTCCATTAATCAGACTATGCCCAACGGATTATTCAGAAAGATAGCACGCCGCATAACTCCACGCCGCTGCATCGCCATGGTTATGGCTGCCATAATTGTGACGGGTTGTACAATCAGCTACAAATTCAACGGCAGCGCTATCGACTACAACGTATACAAGACCATACATATCGGACAGTTCCCGATACGTGCCGCATTGGTATATCCCCCATTGCAGCAGACATTTGAGAACGCCCTGCTCGACTATGTAGCCCGCAACACACGCCTGCAGGTAAACGACGGCATGAGCGATCTTAACCTCGAAGGCGAAATCACCGGATACTCCCTCTCGCCACAGGCTGTCACAGAAAATGCGATAGCCTCCAAGACAAGACTTACCATCACTGTCAGAATCCGGTATACCGACTCGAAAAATGACAAAAACAACGTCGACCAATCATTTTCGGCCTATCAGGACTTCGATTCCAACGAGATGCTGACCGACGTGCAGGAACAACTCTGCCAGGAGATTACCGACCAGCTTATCGAACTGATATTCAACGCCACTCTCGGCAATTGGTAA
- a CDS encoding ATP-dependent RecD-like DNA helicase — MDVMDFAQLVLEQVPYEPTSQQIELIAALARYCSRATPSDSVFLLNGYAGTGKTSLCAALVRALNGVGIGTVLMAPTGRAAKVFSAFAGHQAYTIHRRIYNVGGNGITQSRTVRVAENRAHNTVFIVDEASMIGGDTPTGSNLLEDLVHYVYSGVNCRLILLGDTAQLPPVGCDESPAMSAKVLHDMGLRVTRVVLTATVRQARDSGILYNATWLRKAMRQPQLPVPRLFVSPFSDVEVVEAYDLEEMLTHSYAERGVLDTILITRSNRRATEFNMAVRSSVLYYEEELRADEILLVGKNNYFWTKDIKGLDFIANGDMAIVEKVYGTETRYGRRFADVSLRLTDRDVAVECKIMLDTLMSEDASVSSQAMRELFEAIMSDIEGAPEGETESQRIVRATKSVYFNALQVKYGYAVTCHKAQGGQWSDVYIDLGYIPPEAMGMDFYRWLYTGVTRATRRLYLFNPTVEIK; from the coding sequence ATGGATGTAATGGACTTTGCGCAACTCGTACTTGAGCAAGTGCCGTATGAGCCTACCTCTCAGCAGATAGAGCTTATAGCGGCGCTTGCCCGCTACTGTTCGCGGGCCACGCCGTCTGACTCGGTGTTTCTGCTCAACGGCTATGCCGGTACGGGCAAGACCTCGCTGTGTGCCGCTCTTGTGCGCGCTCTCAACGGCGTGGGCATAGGCACAGTGCTTATGGCTCCCACCGGTCGCGCAGCCAAGGTGTTCAGCGCATTTGCCGGTCATCAGGCATATACCATCCATCGCCGCATCTACAATGTCGGCGGCAACGGCATAACGCAGAGCCGTACTGTGCGTGTGGCGGAAAACAGGGCTCACAATACCGTGTTTATCGTCGACGAGGCTTCGATGATTGGAGGCGATACCCCCACGGGAAGCAATCTGCTTGAAGATTTGGTACACTATGTGTACTCCGGCGTCAACTGTCGCCTGATACTTCTGGGTGATACCGCACAGCTTCCTCCGGTAGGATGTGACGAGAGTCCGGCCATGAGTGCGAAAGTGCTCCATGACATGGGTCTGCGTGTTACCAGGGTGGTGCTTACCGCCACGGTGCGTCAGGCCCGTGATTCCGGCATTCTGTACAATGCCACATGGTTGCGCAAAGCGATGCGACAGCCACAGCTGCCGGTGCCGCGACTATTTGTAAGTCCGTTTTCCGATGTCGAGGTTGTCGAGGCCTACGACCTTGAGGAAATGCTTACCCACAGCTATGCGGAGCGTGGAGTACTTGACACGATATTGATTACGCGGTCCAACCGGCGCGCCACGGAGTTTAACATGGCCGTGCGCTCTTCGGTACTTTACTATGAGGAGGAGTTGCGTGCCGACGAAATATTGCTTGTCGGAAAGAACAATTATTTCTGGACTAAGGATATCAAGGGGCTTGACTTTATCGCCAATGGCGACATGGCCATAGTCGAGAAGGTGTACGGTACGGAGACGCGCTATGGACGGCGTTTTGCCGATGTGAGTCTGCGTCTTACCGACCGCGATGTAGCTGTGGAGTGCAAGATTATGCTTGACACTCTTATGAGCGAGGATGCCTCAGTGTCGTCGCAGGCTATGCGCGAGCTTTTTGAGGCAATAATGTCGGATATTGAAGGCGCTCCCGAGGGGGAGACGGAGTCGCAGCGTATCGTGCGTGCTACCAAGAGCGTGTATTTCAATGCGCTGCAGGTGAAATACGGATATGCCGTCACATGCCACAAGGCGCAGGGCGGACAGTGGTCGGATGTATACATAGATCTTGGCTATATACCGCCGGAGGCTATGGGTATGGACTTTTACCGATGGCTTTATACGGGAGTCACGCGCGCTACTCGCCGCCTGTATCTCTTCAATCCGACGGTAGAAATCAAATAA
- the cysS gene encoding cysteine--tRNA ligase: MIQQDLLIYNSLNRTKQLFKPIHEGRVGMYVCGPTVYGDGHLGHARPAITFDILYRYLTHLGYKVRYVRNITDVGHLEHDADEGEDKIAKKARLEQLEPMEVVQHYLNRYHKAMEALNVLPPSIEPHASGHIIEQIEYVKKILDSGYAYVSDGSVYFDVPKYNRDFHYGKLSGRNVDELLATTRALDGQQEKRNPADFALWKKAAPEHIMHWPSPWSEGFPGWHLECSTMGQKYLGETFDIHGGGMDLMFPHHECEIAQSVAHNGHETVNYWMHNNMVTINGQKMGKSLGNFITLDEFFNGTHPALEQAYSPMTIRFFILQAHYRGTLDFSNAALQASEKALNRMLDGYRRLQELKPAEVSTAEVSGLRARCYEALNDDLNTPIVIATLFDACRIINQAKDGAVTLTASDIDELKDVFRIFLVDILGIRTEMVEGASQPDAMKPFEQAVDLLLEVRAQAKAAKDWATSDLIRDRLAQAGFDIKDTKQGAEWSLK, translated from the coding sequence ATGATACAGCAGGATCTGCTCATCTACAATAGCCTGAACCGTACAAAGCAGCTCTTCAAGCCTATACATGAGGGTAGAGTGGGCATGTATGTGTGTGGCCCTACGGTGTATGGCGACGGACATCTCGGCCATGCGCGTCCGGCCATCACATTCGACATACTTTACCGCTATCTTACCCATCTTGGCTACAAGGTGCGCTATGTGCGCAACATTACCGATGTCGGCCATCTTGAGCATGATGCCGACGAGGGCGAGGATAAAATCGCCAAGAAGGCGCGTCTTGAGCAGCTCGAGCCGATGGAGGTGGTGCAGCACTATCTCAACCGTTACCATAAAGCGATGGAGGCGCTCAATGTGCTTCCTCCGAGTATCGAGCCTCACGCTTCAGGCCACATTATCGAGCAAATCGAGTATGTGAAGAAAATCCTCGACAGCGGATACGCCTATGTGAGCGACGGCTCCGTATATTTCGACGTGCCCAAGTACAACCGCGATTTTCATTACGGGAAACTCTCCGGCCGCAATGTCGATGAGCTGCTGGCCACAACCCGTGCGCTCGACGGGCAGCAGGAGAAGCGTAATCCGGCCGACTTCGCTCTCTGGAAGAAGGCCGCGCCTGAGCATATCATGCACTGGCCGTCGCCATGGAGCGAGGGATTCCCCGGATGGCATCTGGAATGCTCTACAATGGGGCAGAAGTATCTTGGCGAGACATTCGACATACATGGCGGCGGCATGGACCTCATGTTCCCCCACCATGAATGTGAGATTGCACAGTCGGTGGCCCATAACGGCCATGAGACGGTCAACTACTGGATGCACAACAATATGGTGACCATCAACGGACAGAAGATGGGCAAGTCGCTCGGCAACTTTATCACTCTTGACGAGTTTTTCAACGGCACACATCCGGCTCTTGAGCAGGCGTATTCGCCGATGACAATCCGTTTCTTCATCCTCCAGGCCCATTACCGCGGTACTCTCGACTTTTCGAATGCCGCTCTTCAGGCATCTGAAAAGGCTCTCAACCGTATGCTCGACGGTTACCGACGCCTGCAGGAACTGAAGCCGGCCGAAGTGTCGACAGCCGAAGTGTCGGGTCTGCGCGCCCGTTGCTACGAGGCGCTCAACGACGACCTGAATACGCCGATTGTCATTGCCACACTGTTTGACGCATGCCGTATCATCAATCAGGCAAAGGATGGTGCTGTCACTCTTACGGCGTCGGATATCGACGAGCTGAAAGATGTGTTCCGCATATTCCTCGTAGATATTCTTGGCATACGCACCGAGATGGTGGAGGGCGCTTCGCAGCCCGATGCCATGAAACCTTTCGAGCAGGCGGTCGACCTCCTGCTTGAAGTGCGCGCGCAGGCCAAGGCTGCCAAGGACTGGGCTACCTCCGACCTTATTCGCGACCGCCTCGCGCAGGCCGGTTTCGATATTAAGGATACGAAGCAGGGTGCCGAGTGGAGCCTTAAATAA